In a genomic window of Festucalex cinctus isolate MCC-2025b chromosome 11, RoL_Fcin_1.0, whole genome shotgun sequence:
- the LOC144030961 gene encoding renin receptor-like, with product MSPTGWSRMRALSFVVSVLVFLCTTDVHGDELTVLQAPEFVSFQKGHWPISGEKIPDLVALTMGFSVQEDLSWPGLQAGPLFQRPRANVLIVVRGADGLALPQGVASYPLENPVPFTLDSVAETVHSLFAEDTPVVLQLAPSEERLYMLGKANAVFEDLPVTLQQIRGRLSQDGSVLATLPLNSLSRNAEADLLFLSEIQVLHDITALLQRHRHLAKDHSPDLYSLELSGLEELSRVYGQDSPQYRDAIAILSSVLQKFGEDVYGLYGNSAVVEVVTVKNFEAPVTRKSRSILESKQISNPGSPYNLAYKYNFNYAVVFNIVLWLMIALALAVIAVGYNLWNMDPGYDSIIYRMTNQKIRMD from the exons ATGTCGCCTACTGGCTGGTCGCGGATGCGGGCACTGTCCTTCGTTGTGTCCGTCCTCGTTTTCCTCTGCACGACCG ATGTCCATGGGGATGAATTGACGGTGTTGCAAGCTCCAGAGTTTGTGTCCTTCCAGAAAGGACACTGGCCCATCTCTGGCGAGAAAATTCCCGACCTAGTGGCCCTAACCATGGGCTTCTCTGTTCAAGAG GATCTGTCTTGGCCTGGCCTGCAGGCTGGCCCCTTGTTCCAGCGTCCCCGTGCTAATGTTCTGATCGTGGTTCGAGGAGCCGATGGCCTCGCCTTGCCTCAGGGTGTGGCCTCCTATCCCTTGGAGAAT CCGGTGCCCTTCACTCTGGATAGTGTCGCAGAGACGGTGCACTCCCTGTTCGCCGAGGACACGCCTGTCGTGCTGCAACTCGCACCCAGTGAAGAG AGGCTGTACATGCTGGGCAAAGCCAACGCCGTGTTTGAGGATCTGCCGGTTACCTTGCAGCAGATCCGAGGCCGCCTGTCACAAGATGGCTCCGTGCTGGCCACCCTGCCCCTCAACTCCCTCAGCAGGAACGCAGAG GCTGATTTGCTGTTCCTCTCCGAGATCCAAGTCctgcatgacatcacagctcTG CTGCAAAGGCACAGGCATCTGGCCAAGGACCACTCTCCAGACCTTTACTCCCTGGAGCTGTCAGGCCTGGAGGAACTGAGCCGCGTCTACGGACAGGACTCTCCCCAGTACCGCGATGCCATCGCCATTCTCTCCTCCGTCCTGCAGAAG tttgGAGAGGACGTGTACGGTCTCTATGGCAACAGCGCCGTAGTGGAGGTTGTGACTGTGAAGAACTTTGAGGCTCCTGTCACCAGGAAATCTCGATCCATTTTGGAATCAAAACAGATC AGCAACCCAGGCAGCCCATACAACTTGGCTTACAAGTACAACTTCAACTACGCCGTGGTCTTCAACATCGTACTGTGGCTGATGATCGCGCTGGCGCTTGCAGTGATTGCCGTCGGTTACAACCTTTGGAACATGGACCCGGGCTATGACAGCATTATCTACAGGATGACCAACCAGAAAATCAGAATGGACTAA